The following coding sequences are from one Seonamhaeicola sp. ML3 window:
- a CDS encoding ABC transporter ATP-binding protein, with protein sequence MSQNKTNIVLKTEYLSIGYTSKKEQSIIASNINIELHKGELIGLIGANGIGKSTLLRTLTGVQPKLEGNILINNKDLNNYSNINLAKSLSLVLTESLPSKNFTVSELVALGRQPYTNWLGNLSNEDVDIVNKALNQINIKDLKHKKCFELSDGQLQKVMIARALAQDTDLIILDEPTTHLDMYHKAYILKLLKNLAKDTNKTILFSSHEIDLAIQLCDKLIVMTEDKVVSDEPCNLISEGTFNKLFPKDLIAFDETTGSFRVKK encoded by the coding sequence ATGAGTCAAAATAAAACAAATATCGTTTTAAAAACAGAATATCTGTCAATTGGGTATACTTCTAAAAAGGAGCAATCTATTATTGCTTCAAACATCAATATTGAGTTACACAAAGGAGAATTAATTGGTTTAATTGGTGCTAATGGTATTGGAAAATCAACACTTTTAAGAACATTAACTGGTGTTCAACCTAAACTTGAAGGTAACATCCTTATTAATAACAAAGACCTAAATAATTACTCCAACATTAACCTAGCCAAATCATTGAGTTTAGTACTCACAGAATCCCTTCCTTCGAAAAATTTCACAGTTTCTGAATTGGTTGCACTCGGCAGACAACCATATACAAATTGGCTTGGAAACCTTTCTAATGAAGATGTAGACATTGTAAACAAAGCCCTTAATCAAATAAATATTAAGGATTTAAAGCATAAGAAATGTTTTGAATTAAGTGACGGACAACTTCAAAAAGTGATGATTGCAAGAGCCTTGGCGCAAGATACCGACTTGATTATTTTAGATGAACCTACCACGCATCTGGACATGTATCACAAGGCTTATATCTTAAAACTTCTTAAAAATTTAGCCAAGGACACCAACAAGACCATTCTGTTTTCTTCTCATGAAATTGATTTGGCCATTCAACTATGTGATAAACTGATTGTTATGACAGAAGACAAAGTCGTTTCAGATGAGCCCTGCAACTTAATATCCGAAGGAACTTTTAATAAATTATTCCCGAAAGATTTAATTGCTTTTGATGAAACCACTGGAAGTTTTAGGGTTAAAAAGTAG
- a CDS encoding PAS domain-containing protein — MKYDLKNMKGLDIYLSTLNKEEYDVVSAKISGIHKGITPLMSWDIYSDQYFRSLNEAERIQDINQVKSYAKKYNWQDNVESIFEKEVFEAIILTDLSQNIVWVNKGFSKMTGYAKSDVLNKRPGLLQGANTSRTAKSKIRSKLRGSMPFKEIITNYRKNGDPYECEIKIYPLFSNNNKTHFIALERQVG; from the coding sequence ATGAAATACGATTTAAAAAATATGAAGGGGTTAGATATCTACCTATCTACCTTGAATAAAGAAGAGTATGATGTGGTTTCTGCTAAAATTTCTGGTATTCATAAAGGTATAACACCTCTTATGAGCTGGGATATTTACAGTGATCAATATTTTAGGTCGTTAAATGAAGCAGAAAGAATTCAGGATATAAACCAAGTAAAATCTTATGCTAAAAAGTATAATTGGCAGGATAATGTAGAGTCTATTTTTGAAAAAGAGGTTTTTGAAGCTATCATTCTAACAGATTTAAGCCAAAATATAGTTTGGGTGAATAAAGGATTTTCTAAAATGACGGGTTATGCCAAGTCTGATGTCCTTAATAAAAGACCAGGTTTACTTCAGGGGGCTAATACTTCCAGGACTGCAAAGTCGAAAATAAGGTCGAAATTGAGGGGAAGTATGCCTTTTAAGGAGATTATTACAAATTACAGGAAAAATGGAGATCCTTACGAATGTGAGATAAAGATTTATCCGTTATTTAGTAATAATAATAAAACCCATTTTATTGCTTTAGAAAGACAAGTGGGATAG
- a CDS encoding S41 family peptidase → MSPRKQVFLHLGLVALLCSGCFTDNDDNVVTTSEINDFVYRGMNVFYLYKDNVPDLDNDLFLSDNYNNYLNSFSSPEQLFESLIYNRETIDRFSWIVDDYFELERQFQGISGTNGMEFSLFSKPNSNNGVFGVVRLVLPNSDADNKGLKRGDLFFAVNGEDLFFNSENDNNLDIFNNSSYTLNLGVYDDKNTTDESDDTIETRNEDILLTKSEYTENPIFNTNIYDVNGENVGYLMLNGFTAGYAQELNNVFNDFKANNIKHLIVDLRYNPGGSVSLETDLASMITGQFTGQLFKRLVYNSNFEATDYNFTSKLENGDALNSLELNKIYILATGRSASASEGLINSLKAYIDVVQIGTNTTGKTQASRTIYDSPDNNYRRQGANPNHTYAMQPLIAEGVNKDNLSVPNNGLVPDIDFWESALNYGIIGDENEPFLALALAEIENSSTKLNTIKAQSEIFNFNPIKDSDDFIRHQGGMIID, encoded by the coding sequence ATGAGCCCCAGAAAACAAGTATTTCTTCATTTAGGTCTCGTAGCACTATTATGTTCAGGTTGTTTCACGGATAATGACGACAATGTTGTCACTACAAGTGAAATAAATGATTTTGTCTACAGAGGGATGAATGTCTTTTATTTATACAAAGACAATGTACCAGATCTCGATAACGACCTTTTTTTAAGCGACAATTACAACAACTATCTCAATTCGTTTAGTTCACCAGAGCAATTATTCGAGAGCTTAATCTACAATCGCGAAACGATTGATCGGTTTAGTTGGATAGTAGACGATTATTTTGAATTAGAAAGACAATTTCAAGGTATTAGCGGAACCAACGGTATGGAATTTAGTTTGTTTTCTAAACCAAACAGCAACAATGGTGTTTTTGGTGTGGTAAGACTCGTGCTACCCAATAGCGATGCCGATAACAAAGGATTAAAGCGGGGTGACCTATTCTTTGCAGTTAATGGTGAGGATTTATTTTTTAATTCTGAAAATGATAATAATCTAGATATTTTCAACAATTCTAGCTACACACTCAATTTAGGGGTATACGATGACAAAAATACAACTGACGAGAGTGATGATACCATTGAAACAAGAAATGAAGATATTTTATTAACTAAGTCTGAATATACCGAAAATCCCATTTTCAATACCAACATTTATGACGTTAATGGAGAAAATGTTGGGTATTTAATGCTCAACGGGTTTACTGCTGGTTACGCCCAGGAACTTAACAACGTATTTAATGACTTTAAAGCGAACAATATAAAACACCTAATTGTAGATTTGAGGTACAACCCTGGCGGAAGCGTCTCACTTGAAACTGATTTAGCGAGTATGATTACTGGGCAATTCACCGGACAATTGTTCAAGCGATTAGTTTATAACAGCAATTTCGAAGCAACCGATTATAATTTTACAAGCAAACTAGAGAATGGCGACGCTTTAAATAGTCTTGAGCTGAACAAAATTTATATTCTCGCTACAGGACGCTCTGCTTCTGCCAGTGAGGGGCTCATAAACAGCCTTAAAGCCTACATAGATGTCGTTCAAATTGGTACGAATACTACTGGAAAAACACAAGCATCCCGAACCATTTACGACTCTCCCGATAACAATTATAGGCGACAAGGGGCCAATCCAAATCACACTTATGCCATGCAACCACTAATTGCCGAGGGTGTGAATAAAGACAACCTTAGCGTACCAAATAACGGTTTAGTTCCTGACATCGACTTTTGGGAGAGTGCGCTCAATTATGGCATCATTGGAGATGAGAATGAACCCTTTCTAGCCCTAGCGCTAGCTGAAATTGAAAATTCTTCAACAAAATTAAATACAATCAAAGCTCAATCTGAAATATTTAACTTCAACCCAATAAAAGATAGCGATGATTTTATTCGCCATCAAGGCGGTATGATCATCGACTAA
- a CDS encoding iron ABC transporter permease — MTKNSSYTNSLIILALLLVAVFFLNISIGSSYVPLPEVFKSLFGSASKPTWEQIIFNYRFPKAITAIIVGSGLGISGLLMQTLFRNPLAGPFVLGITSGASLGVALVTMGAPLFGGIALGILASKWSLIVAATLGSFLVLLTVLVVSSKVRDTMAILIIGLMFASISAAAVNVLSYFSSAEELQQFFFWGFGSLGNLDWNEILVLSVIYSLGLFFSIISIKTLNTLLLGENYAKSLGIDIKKSRLIIIIATSLLAGTITAFAGPIAFIGLAIPHITRQVFNTSNHKILIPAVFLFGAIIMLICDIIAQLPGSDSTLPINAITSLFGAPIVIWLLVRKRKMMF; from the coding sequence TTGACAAAAAATAGTTCCTATACCAATTCTTTAATAATACTAGCACTCTTACTGGTTGCTGTTTTCTTTTTAAACATAAGTATAGGCTCTAGCTACGTGCCATTACCTGAAGTCTTTAAAAGTTTATTTGGTAGTGCCTCTAAACCTACTTGGGAGCAAATTATTTTTAATTACAGATTTCCAAAAGCGATAACAGCTATAATTGTTGGTTCTGGTTTAGGAATTTCTGGGCTATTGATGCAAACGTTATTTAGAAACCCTTTGGCTGGACCTTTTGTACTAGGTATTACCTCTGGAGCCAGTTTAGGGGTTGCTTTAGTTACCATGGGCGCTCCTTTATTTGGAGGCATTGCCCTAGGCATCTTAGCTTCAAAATGGAGTTTAATCGTAGCGGCGACCTTGGGAAGTTTTTTAGTATTACTAACCGTTTTAGTTGTTTCTTCAAAAGTAAGAGATACGATGGCTATTTTGATAATTGGCCTAATGTTCGCCAGTATTTCTGCAGCTGCTGTTAATGTGCTTTCTTATTTCAGTTCGGCTGAAGAACTTCAACAATTCTTCTTTTGGGGCTTTGGCAGTTTAGGAAATCTAGACTGGAATGAAATTCTTGTATTATCTGTAATTTATAGTCTTGGTTTGTTTTTTAGTATCATTTCAATCAAAACTTTGAACACGCTACTTCTTGGTGAGAATTATGCCAAAAGTTTGGGTATAGACATTAAAAAAAGCCGGTTAATTATAATCATTGCAACCAGTTTATTGGCTGGAACTATAACAGCTTTTGCTGGTCCTATTGCCTTTATAGGCCTAGCTATTCCGCATATAACAAGACAAGTTTTCAACACCTCTAACCATAAAATATTAATTCCAGCTGTTTTTTTATTTGGTGCGATAATTATGTTAATCTGCGACATTATAGCACAACTTCCCGGTAGCGACAGTACCCTTCCAATAAATGCAATAACGTCTTTATTTGGAGCACCAATTGTTATTTGGTTGTTAGTCAGAAAACGAAAAATGATGTTTTAA
- a CDS encoding ABC transporter substrate-binding protein translates to MPLNKNSTSLSLSYAKGFKITDFKDYKEIKVISPWPKSKDTFNYYLVKKGHDIPTEIENEIVIKTPIDKIVAMSTTNIPALEYLDEAAKLVGFPSTKFISSEQTRKRVKEGLIKDLNNDLDINMELLLDLQPELVIGFSVNGNNKVLNQIEKFNIPVVLDGAWTEEHPLGRAEWIKFIGAFFNKEKVADSIFSEIEFNYTEAKKLASNSRKKPVVFSGSMFKDVWNIPGGKSFIAKYLEDANTNYLWKHDSSNGSLQLNFENVFLKANDAELWIGAGSFENKDQMAEQHKGYTYFNTFKNSNIYTYTKQESPSGGLIFYELGPLRPDIILKDIINIAHPELLPNYESYFYKRLE, encoded by the coding sequence ATGCCATTAAATAAAAATAGCACAAGCCTATCTTTAAGTTACGCCAAGGGTTTCAAAATAACAGATTTTAAGGATTATAAAGAAATTAAAGTGATTTCACCATGGCCAAAAAGCAAAGACACCTTTAACTACTACTTAGTAAAGAAAGGACACGATATACCTACCGAAATTGAAAACGAAATTGTAATAAAAACACCTATAGATAAAATTGTTGCGATGTCTACAACAAATATTCCCGCATTGGAATATTTAGATGAAGCCGCCAAATTAGTGGGCTTCCCAAGTACCAAGTTTATTTCTTCTGAACAGACTCGAAAAAGGGTTAAAGAAGGTTTAATAAAGGATTTGAACAACGATTTAGACATCAATATGGAATTACTCCTAGATTTACAACCCGAATTAGTCATTGGTTTTTCGGTAAACGGAAACAACAAGGTTTTAAATCAAATTGAAAAATTTAACATCCCCGTAGTTCTTGATGGTGCTTGGACAGAAGAACATCCATTAGGGCGTGCCGAGTGGATTAAATTTATCGGAGCCTTCTTTAACAAAGAGAAAGTAGCTGACAGTATTTTTTCTGAAATTGAATTCAATTATACTGAAGCCAAAAAGCTAGCCTCTAATTCGAGAAAAAAGCCTGTAGTTTTCTCTGGTTCTATGTTCAAGGACGTTTGGAATATCCCTGGAGGCAAAAGCTTTATCGCCAAGTATTTGGAGGATGCCAATACAAACTATTTATGGAAACATGATAGTAGCAACGGTAGTTTACAGCTTAATTTTGAAAATGTATTCTTAAAGGCCAACGACGCCGAGTTATGGATTGGAGCTGGTTCTTTCGAAAATAAAGATCAAATGGCAGAACAGCATAAAGGTTATACATATTTTAATACCTTTAAAAACAGTAACATCTACACATACACAAAACAGGAAAGCCCTAGCGGCGGACTGATTTTCTACGAATTAGGTCCTCTAAGGCCTGATATCATTTTAAAAGATATTATTAATATTGCACATCCTGAGTTGTTACCCAATTACGAATCCTACTTCTACAAACGCTTAGAATAA
- a CDS encoding diphthine--ammonia ligase: MNFLCSWSGGKDSCFAFYRAVNLGYRPKVLLNVLNELGERSRSHGIPKNILQAQANALGLPIHFFNSTWEDYEVNYIKKLIALEGQYPITHTVFGDIDIESHRAWEEKVSKAANLNAVLPLWQGKRSDLVLEMIDSGIEAIIVSCNEDLGPDYLGRVVSKALVKELEDKGVDACGENGEFHTLVVNAPFFKSKINIEILEKQYNGNYNFALLKLL; this comes from the coding sequence ATGAATTTTTTGTGTTCTTGGAGTGGAGGAAAAGACAGTTGTTTTGCTTTTTATAGAGCTGTTAATTTAGGGTATCGACCCAAAGTGCTTCTTAATGTTTTGAACGAACTTGGTGAGCGTTCACGTTCTCATGGTATTCCTAAAAACATATTGCAAGCTCAGGCGAATGCTCTTGGTTTGCCAATTCATTTTTTTAATAGCACTTGGGAAGATTATGAAGTTAATTATATTAAGAAATTAATAGCGTTGGAAGGGCAATATCCAATTACTCACACAGTTTTTGGAGACATTGATATAGAGTCTCACCGGGCTTGGGAAGAAAAAGTGTCTAAAGCCGCTAACCTTAACGCTGTTTTGCCTTTATGGCAAGGTAAAAGAAGCGATTTGGTTTTGGAAATGATTGACTCCGGTATTGAAGCTATCATAGTTTCTTGTAACGAGGACTTAGGGCCCGACTATTTGGGAAGAGTGGTTTCTAAAGCGCTTGTCAAAGAACTTGAAGACAAAGGAGTTGATGCCTGTGGTGAAAATGGGGAGTTTCATACCTTGGTGGTAAATGCACCTTTTTTTAAATCTAAAATCAATATTGAAATTTTAGAAAAGCAATATAACGGCAATTACAACTTCGCCCTATTGAAATTGCTATAA
- a CDS encoding S41 family peptidase: MKRDIYTMLRVFYSLTFVILLVGCSKSDPVTEEDDTPDPDTPIPVSLDNPIHNFVWKGLNEIYLWQQDVADLADNKDDNQNNYYSFLNGFNSPEETFDGLLYQKDVVDKFSFLVDDYVELENSFQGISLSNGLDFRLVRLSGSDDIFGYVRYVANNSDAASKDIKRGDLFLEVDGQQLNLNNYINLLFGDNSRYTLGLAEINNNSISLSGKTVELTKSQFTENPILIDKVIETGGSKIGYLMYNSFIADFDDELNTAIGNFKSQGITDLVLDLRYNPGGRVSSAVILSSMITGQFGRKVLIQEIWNDKYQAFFEANAPDRLLNRFTSTLLDDTPIETLNLNKVYILTTENSASASELIINGLDAYIDVVQIGTSTTGKYTASVTLYDSPDFSKDNVNQGHTYALQPLVYKSANANGITDYFNGLTPDHLITYNTSSGVAEGEDFLNMGTLGDVNEPFLAKAIELITGSTTKSTPNKLDRQPSPAVDVVVNSKDFSPLGNEMYIERLPVIE, from the coding sequence ATGAAAAGAGACATATACACAATGCTAAGAGTGTTTTATTCATTAACTTTTGTCATCTTATTGGTGGGATGCAGTAAAAGCGACCCTGTAACCGAAGAGGATGACACTCCAGATCCAGATACACCAATTCCGGTTTCATTAGACAACCCTATTCATAATTTTGTATGGAAAGGTCTAAATGAAATATATCTATGGCAACAAGACGTAGCCGATTTGGCAGACAATAAAGACGACAATCAAAATAATTACTACAGTTTTTTAAATGGTTTTAACTCACCAGAAGAAACGTTTGATGGTTTATTATATCAAAAAGACGTTGTAGATAAATTTAGTTTTTTGGTAGATGATTATGTGGAATTGGAAAATTCTTTTCAAGGCATTTCCCTTTCTAATGGCTTAGATTTTAGATTGGTAAGATTATCAGGTTCTGATGATATTTTCGGTTATGTAAGATATGTGGCCAACAATTCTGATGCTGCTTCAAAAGATATTAAACGCGGAGACCTTTTTTTAGAAGTTGACGGACAGCAACTTAACCTTAACAACTACATAAACCTTTTGTTTGGAGATAATAGCAGATATACGCTCGGTTTGGCAGAAATAAACAATAACTCCATTTCACTTTCTGGAAAAACTGTAGAACTCACTAAAAGCCAATTTACCGAAAACCCTATCCTGATTGATAAAGTTATTGAAACGGGAGGATCTAAAATTGGTTACTTAATGTACAATAGTTTTATAGCAGATTTTGATGACGAGCTTAACACCGCAATAGGAAACTTTAAATCCCAAGGAATCACAGACCTTGTTTTAGACTTAAGATACAATCCAGGAGGGCGAGTAAGTTCAGCTGTAATTCTGTCCAGTATGATTACGGGGCAATTTGGACGAAAAGTTCTAATCCAAGAAATATGGAACGACAAATATCAAGCCTTTTTTGAAGCGAATGCTCCAGACAGGCTTTTAAATAGATTCACCTCAACTTTATTGGATGACACTCCAATTGAAACGCTCAACTTAAATAAAGTTTATATTTTAACAACTGAAAATTCTGCATCTGCGAGCGAACTCATCATAAATGGATTAGACGCTTACATAGATGTTGTGCAAATAGGAACGAGTACAACCGGAAAATATACAGCATCTGTAACCTTGTACGACTCACCAGATTTCTCTAAAGACAATGTTAACCAGGGTCATACTTATGCGCTTCAACCTCTTGTTTATAAATCTGCCAATGCTAATGGTATAACCGATTATTTTAATGGGTTAACTCCAGACCATCTTATTACTTACAATACATCGTCGGGTGTTGCAGAAGGAGAAGACTTCTTGAACATGGGTACTTTAGGTGATGTTAACGAGCCGTTTTTGGCAAAAGCTATTGAATTGATTACAGGTTCAACAACTAAGAGCACACCTAACAAATTAGATAGACAACCCTCACCTGCTGTAGATGTTGTAGTAAATTCTAAAGACTTTTCTCCTCTGGGTAATGAAATGTATATAGAACGCTTACCTGTTATAGAGTAA
- a CDS encoding TonB-dependent siderophore receptor, whose translation MKKTNVFGLLFLGVSLVGFSQQEVDSTKVEQLDEVVLTDSRFALKRENSGKTVIKISQEEIERNQGRTISELISTKSGIEVNGSRSNAGQNLGVYVRGGRNRQVLVLIDGVQVSDPSQINIEYDLRLLNLNQIESIEIIKGAASTLYGSGAASAVINITTKRAGDKKINGVFSSSIGTNQSESDQNYNISDFNNNVAISGTLNKFTYRAAFNNRFVDGLSAAISETDEKDAFSQYGVDVNLGYNFSERFSLNVYGNFTDTNSDIDGFDSNFALVDTPDEFNSIQHRVGVSSKLKYNNGSLNLNAAYSEYEREFISAFPSVFTSKNYVADIFNKYVFNKTFYTIVGLNATENKAVFSEEQTFKITDPYANFVYISEFGLNVNAGARLNNHSEYGSHFTYNLNPSFTIKNEKGYTKLFGSYSTSFIAPSLSQLFGNFGANPDLEPEENITIEVGAELKLSKDFLVSGLFFNRKESNTVLWIDGGYQNAESDLNARGAEVELSATPLSKLSVTANYTFTEYKESEARRIPKHKANLLLGYDLCESTFASLSYQYVHDRFENAFVPMLDSFSLVNLYVSHKAMKGKINFFAGLDNLLNEDYEDVPGYVTKGRNVRLGFQLGL comes from the coding sequence ATGAAAAAAACGAATGTTTTTGGCTTGCTCTTTTTGGGCGTGTCATTGGTTGGATTTTCACAACAAGAAGTAGATTCAACAAAAGTAGAACAGCTTGACGAAGTAGTTCTTACAGATTCACGATTTGCACTAAAACGTGAAAATTCTGGTAAAACGGTTATTAAGATTTCACAAGAAGAAATTGAGCGTAACCAAGGTCGAACCATATCTGAACTTATTAGCACAAAATCTGGTATTGAGGTGAACGGAAGTAGAAGTAATGCCGGACAAAATTTAGGCGTTTACGTTCGTGGAGGTAGGAATCGTCAGGTTCTTGTTTTAATCGATGGGGTTCAGGTAAGTGACCCATCGCAGATAAATATCGAGTACGATTTACGTTTATTGAATCTTAACCAAATTGAATCCATAGAAATTATCAAAGGAGCTGCTAGTACGTTGTATGGAAGTGGTGCTGCATCTGCAGTTATCAACATCACAACAAAAAGAGCTGGTGATAAGAAAATTAATGGGGTGTTTTCCTCTAGTATTGGTACGAATCAGTCTGAATCTGACCAAAATTATAATATATCAGATTTCAATAATAATGTAGCAATAAGCGGGACTTTGAATAAATTTACTTACCGTGCTGCTTTCAATAATAGGTTTGTAGATGGTCTCTCTGCTGCGATAAGTGAAACCGATGAAAAAGATGCTTTTTCTCAGTATGGCGTAGATGTTAACCTTGGGTATAATTTTAGTGAACGCTTTTCATTAAACGTATACGGTAATTTTACAGACACGAATTCGGATATTGACGGTTTCGATTCAAACTTTGCATTAGTAGATACACCAGACGAGTTTAACAGTATTCAGCATAGGGTTGGTGTTTCTTCTAAACTAAAATATAATAACGGTAGTCTTAATTTAAATGCGGCCTATAGTGAATATGAAAGAGAGTTTATTTCTGCTTTTCCATCTGTGTTTACATCAAAAAACTATGTAGCAGATATCTTTAATAAGTATGTTTTCAATAAAACATTTTATACGATTGTAGGACTAAACGCAACAGAAAATAAAGCTGTTTTTTCTGAAGAACAGACTTTTAAAATAACAGATCCTTATGCTAATTTTGTTTACATTTCCGAATTTGGATTGAATGTTAATGCCGGTGCTCGTTTAAACAATCATAGCGAGTATGGGTCTCATTTCACCTATAATCTTAATCCATCATTTACAATAAAGAACGAAAAGGGGTATACTAAACTTTTTGGTTCTTACAGTACCTCATTTATAGCACCATCTTTATCGCAATTGTTTGGGAATTTTGGAGCTAACCCAGACTTAGAGCCCGAAGAAAATATAACAATAGAGGTAGGGGCAGAACTAAAGTTAAGTAAAGACTTTTTGGTTAGCGGATTATTCTTTAATAGAAAAGAATCTAATACGGTGTTATGGATTGATGGAGGTTATCAAAATGCTGAATCAGATTTAAATGCCAGAGGTGCAGAAGTTGAACTTAGTGCGACTCCATTAAGCAAATTATCTGTTACAGCTAACTATACATTTACTGAATACAAAGAAAGTGAAGCTAGAAGAATTCCTAAACACAAGGCAAATCTTTTGTTAGGTTATGATTTATGTGAATCTACATTTGCATCATTGTCATATCAATATGTTCATGACAGATTTGAAAATGCCTTTGTGCCAATGTTAGATAGTTTTAGTTTGGTAAATCTCTATGTAAGCCACAAAGCCATGAAGGGCAAAATAAATTTCTTTGCAGGCCTTGATAACTTATTGAATGAAGATTATGAAGATGTGCCTGGTTATGTAACCAAGGGAAGAAACGTAAGGCTTGGCTTTCAATTAGGTTTGTAA
- a CDS encoding diphthine--ammonia ligase, translating to MKKRKTYFNWSSGKDSALALYHLLQNKNYAVEELITTVNGHYNRVSMHGLRNELLVAQTESIGIKSNLIELPEMPNMETYEQKMSETVSRLKSEGFTHSAFGDIFLEDLRQYREDQLAKQGFKAVFPIWKRDTKALLNEFLELGFKTIIVCANSKYFNEDFVGTVIDKNFIDNLPEGVDPCGENGEFHTFCFDGPIFKTPIDFSIGKKVYREYKNPNTDDSVCKSDAENYGVWYCDLIPK from the coding sequence TTGAAAAAACGCAAAACCTATTTTAATTGGAGCTCAGGCAAAGATTCGGCCTTGGCATTATATCACTTATTGCAAAACAAAAACTATGCTGTTGAAGAGCTAATCACAACTGTTAATGGTCACTACAATCGTGTTTCCATGCATGGACTTAGAAACGAACTACTCGTTGCTCAGACCGAATCTATAGGAATCAAATCAAACTTAATTGAACTTCCTGAAATGCCCAATATGGAAACTTACGAGCAAAAAATGAGCGAAACAGTTTCTAGATTGAAATCTGAAGGGTTTACACACTCGGCTTTTGGTGATATTTTCCTAGAAGATTTGCGACAATACCGCGAAGACCAATTGGCAAAACAAGGTTTTAAAGCTGTTTTCCCCATATGGAAAAGAGATACCAAAGCGCTGTTGAATGAGTTTCTGGAACTAGGTTTTAAAACCATTATTGTATGCGCTAATTCAAAATACTTTAATGAGGATTTTGTTGGGACTGTTATAGATAAAAACTTTATAGATAATCTGCCTGAAGGGGTAGACCCCTGTGGTGAAAATGGGGAGTTTCACACGTTTTGTTTCGACGGCCCCATATTTAAAACCCCAATTGATTTCTCAATAGGAAAAAAAGTTTATCGAGAATATAAAAACCCCAATACAGATGATTCTGTTTGCAAGTCGGATGCTGAAAATTACGGGGTTTGGTATTGTGATTTAATTCCAAAATAA